A section of the Chlorocebus sabaeus isolate Y175 chromosome 13, mChlSab1.0.hap1, whole genome shotgun sequence genome encodes:
- the GPR31 gene encoding 12-(S)-hydroxy-5,8,10,14-eicosatetraenoic acid receptor yields the protein MGKCRSCLLCGRKRPFLSFCKKEHRVPPASAPAVPAAQHGRVMPFPNCSAPNTVVATAVGVLLGLECWLGLLGNAVALWTFLFRVRVWKPYAVYLLNLALADLLLASCLPFLAIFYLSLQAWHLGHVGCWALRFLLDLSRGVGVAFLAAVALDRYLRVVHHQLKVNLLSPRVALGVSGLVWLLMVALTCPGLLISEAAQNSTRCHSFYPRADGSFSVIWQEALSCLQFVLPFGLIVFCNAGIIRALQKRLREPEKQPKLRRAQALVTVVVVLFTLCFLPCFLTRVLMHIFQNLGSFRALCAVAHTSEVTGSLTYLHSVLNPVVYCFSSPTFRSSYRRVFHTLQGKGQAAEPPGFNPRDSYS from the coding sequence ATGGGGAAATGTAGATCTTGCCTACTCTGTGGCAGGAAAAggccttttctttcattttgtaagaAAGAGCACAGAGTTCCTCCTGCATCTGCTCCAGCGGTGCCTGCAGCCCAGCACGGCCGGGTGATGCCATTCCCAAACTGCTCAGCCCCCAACACTGTGGTGGCCACAGCTGTGGGTGTcctgctggggctggagtgctGGCTGGGTCTGCTGGGCAATGCGGTGGCGCTGTGGACCTTCCTGTTCCGGGTCAGGGTGTGGAAGCCGTATGCCGTCTACCTGCTCAACCTGGCCCTGGCTGACCTGCTGTTGGCCTCGTGTCTGCCGTTCCTGGCCATCTTCTACCTGAGCCTCCAGGCTTGGCATCTGGGCCATGTGGGCTGCTGGGCCCTGCGCTTCCTGCTGGATCTTAGCCGCGGCGTCGGGGTGGCCTTCCTGGCTGCCGTGGCCTTGGACCGGTACCTCCGTGTGGTCCACCATCAGCTTAAGGTCAACCTGCTGTCTCCTCGGGTGGCCCTGGGGGTCTCGGGCCTCGTCTGGCTCCTGATGGTCGCCCTCACCTGCCCAGGCTTGCTCATCTCTGAGGCCGCCCAGAACTCCACCAGGTGCCACAGTTTCTACCCCAGGGCAGATGGCTCCTTCAGCGTCATCTGGCAGGAAGCACTCTCCTGCCTTCAGTTTGTCCTCCCCTTTGGCCTCATTGTGTTCTGCAATGCAGGCATCATCAGAGCTCTCCAGAAAAGACTCCGGGAACCTGAGAAACAGCCCAAGCTTCGGCGGGCCCAGGCACTGGTCACCGTGGTGGTGGTACTGTTTACTCTATGCTTTCTGCCCTGCTTCCTGACCAGAGTCCTGATGCACATCTTCCAGAATCTGGGGAGCTTCAGGGccctgtgtgcagtggctcatacctcggAAGTCACGGGCAGCCTCACCTACCTGCACAGTGTGCTCAACCCCGTGGTGTACTGCTTCTCCAGCCCCACCTTCAGGAGCTCCTATCGGAGGGTCTTCCACACCCTCCAAGGCAAAGGGCAGGCAGCAGAGCCCCCAGGTTTCAACCCCAGAGACTCCTATTCCTGA